The Drosophila sechellia strain sech25 chromosome 2R, ASM438219v1, whole genome shotgun sequence nucleotide sequence TTTGAAAACTGTAATGTAGCGACTGGCGGCTTGACTCCATAGATGTCGCTAGTGTGACACTTAAAGGCAAAGgtatgtttaaaatatatatattttattttgaaggACTACTTTTCTACTTTTTAAATGGATGCGTAACATTTGGCGGGAAATGTTACATTAAAGTTGTTTCCAAAGAGATATTTCCTAATTCCTGGGAATAATCTGTAAATTCATATCACCACATACAATTCATAcataccaaaataaaaactaattccATTTATATATTGATTGCTTTTGTGctatttttatttcgcatgTTATTTTGAAATACTTTTGTCTTTtggagcaaacaaacaaattcaaCTACATTGGCTCCAGGGGATTctcttttttgtgtttttttttttttttttgggtaagTCAGGGTTTTGCCTACGactaatatgtatattttaaatatagctTTCCACATCCGTTAACTTAACATTCTTAGGTATTTTGTTGTATGTTTTTTGTCCGCTAATTAATTAAGGTATTTGACtaacaattaaaatgtaatcGAGGTACTATTAAATTAGACATTTGCTAATGCTCATAATTTGCGTATTGTGCATGCAATTTGACTATTTTGTGTGTGGGGCATCAATTGGACCCATCGTTTTTAGACGAGGCTAATGCTAAGGCCCATTGGTAATCGCAGCCCAGCGAGTTGGATTGAAGCTTGGTGGGAATTTTGGTGGCTGTTTCCTTGTTTGTGGTGGCTCTGCGGTTCCAGCGGCGCTTCCGCCTCCTGCACCACTTCCAGTTCCGCTCGGCCATCCActtcttcctcctcctcctcctcctcctccagctccagctctaTTTCTGCTGCCTGCTGGTTCTCCTTGTTCTCCTCGTGGGTAACCTGATAGCGGGCAGTTGGTAGGACTTCGGATATGGCGGTATCGAATTCCAGCAGTATTTCATCGTCATCGAGGTCCCGCGTCCAGCGCGGCGTCTCTTTGAGCGGACTCATGATCTGCGGGAGTTTCGAGCAGGCTGGACTTGATTCTGCTGAAGATGCGGCGGGTTCTTCCCGGCTGAGTGTGGTTCCCAGTCGCCGGAACATGGCCACTACTTTGCCATCCACACTGGGCTGCGGGAATCTTTGGTAAGTGGGCGTGGATTTTGGATTGGGCACGGGtgtggctgtggctgtggctgCCACCTCCTTGACCAGTCGCTCCACTGGTTTCCGGCGCGGCGCCACACACTCCACCTTGCAGATCAGATTGCTCCTCTTCTGACCCTGCGGCCTCAGGCAGACGAAAACCGGCTGCTGATTGCGCTTCTTGGGACTCCGCCGCAGACTCTCCACACAACACTGGCGCAGCACTCGGCTCATCCGGCTAACGGAGGCGCTGCGTCTGCTGGCTCTTCGCTTCGAGTAGACTATGGGTGCGGGTGTGGGATTGATTGGAACTTGGGGCTGCAGTTGGGGCTGCGATTGGGGCTGCACTCGGACCATGGGGCGAACCATCGCCACCGGACGCAGCTTCGTCCTTTCCTGCTGCAGCACACTGTTGCCCATGTGCGAGGGACTTTGGCTCTGACTTTCGGCCTCATTGCTGTTGACCGCCTGCAGGGAGTGCCAGTTGATCAGCCAGTTGTTGCAGCTGAAGCAGAGGAATTTGTCCTCATTCAATGGCTGAAAGTAGAGACATATAGGGCATAGATGAGTACGGGTTGCCTAACTATTGGAAGTATATTCTAGATTATAAAGTTATTGCTAATCATAACTATTCAAGCTAATTTGGTCcttcaattaatttaatggCTGAGTAATAACCAATTTAATAAATTGCTAACTGATATGTAGCATTCAGAATGAAGGTAAAAAGTCATTAGAAATAACCGAAGGCGGTTACATTGTAAATTTCAAAGCCACCAAGGCCAATCATATATTGATTATAGCCATGAAACCGTTAAGGTCATCAGGAACCATCCTTACAATGAAAATTGACCTAAATCCGATGGCGTGACTCGCAATCTGCAGCCAGGCATAACCCACAGAATAAACCTCTCGAAAATTACGATACGCCTATGCACTTAGTGATCGCTCGCGACACCCGACCAATACCACCACTACCACTAATGAGCATCCAGCCAGaggtgcaaaaaaaaagaccaTAACAATTCCGAAAAACAACTGCCAGACGACCCGGGCATATTAATTACCCAGCCCAGACCTCAGCATTCCTCGGGTATCAATAATTTCGTGCACCTGCCAGCAAAAACTAAGCGCCCAGCGGTAGCAGCTGGCCCAAAAGGTACGGAAAACCAGTAAGCAATAACAAGCCAAAGGGACATTCGCTCAGTTCGAGCCTCGAAGGAAACTCGTTTTCGGCCAAGAGCCACGCGCCCTAtccatatataaaaaaaaaagatatatgCCGAAGTGGAACCGAAGCGGGAACTGGGTTAAAACCCCAACTATGACGACCATTAGGCACGCGCATGCGCGACAGCTGCGCCGAAAATTAGATAAAGGTGATCGGGACGAGGGTTGGGGAACCGAAAGGATCGACCAGGATgatggtggaggaggaggagaa carries:
- the LOC6609148 gene encoding protein phyllopod, producing MSANQQQQANPSAAVAAPAASSEYLKRTCLICGCHTNQTINIYEPRSGPNIVQLIQAKFKFQPLNEDKFLCFSCNNWLINWHSLQAVNSNEAESQSQSPSHMGNSVLQQERTKLRPVAMVRPMVRVQPQSQPQLQPQVPINPTPAPIVYSKRRASRRSASVSRMSRVLRQCCVESLRRSPKKRNQQPVFVCLRPQGQKRSNLICKVECVAPRRKPVERLVKEVAATATATPVPNPKSTPTYQRFPQPSVDGKVVAMFRRLGTTLSREEPAASSAESSPACSKLPQIMSPLKETPRWTRDLDDDEILLEFDTAISEVLPTARYQVTHEENKENQQAAEIELELEEEEEEEEEVDGRAELEVVQEAEAPLEPQSHHKQGNSHQNSHQASIQLAGLRLPMGLSISLV